The following proteins are encoded in a genomic region of Limanda limanda chromosome 22, fLimLim1.1, whole genome shotgun sequence:
- the ndrg2 gene encoding protein NDRG2 has translation MTTEMQEIAITEEKPLLTGQADSTKDAELVARILLDQGQEHSVETPHGVLHVTLHGTRTTRRPAILTFHDVGLDSKSCFSHLFKFEEMQEIVKNFTVIHIDAPGQEGGAADYPAGYQYPPMDTIAEMIPAVLQFFNFRTVIGVGVGAGAYILSKFTLANPDSVEGLVLINIDTNARGWIDWAAQKLSSVTSSLTEQILSHLFSQEELSSNTELVQSHRERISKAPNLVNIELLWKTYNSRRDLNIDRTCTFKCPVMLVVGDQAPYEEAAVECNSKLDPTTTSFLKMADAGGLPQLTQPAKLTEAFKYFIQGMGYMASSCMTRLSRSRTTSLSSSYSMDGSRSRSRTLSQGSQGGQMPPSPSQTMEVSC, from the exons aTGACGACAGAAATGCAGGAGATCGCCATCACGGAGGAGAAGCCTTTACTCACGGGTCAGGCTGACTCCACCAag GACGCTGAGCTGGTGGCGAGGATTCTCCTGGACCaaggacag GAGCACAGTGTGGAGACCCCCCATGGCGTTCTGCACGTCACCCTCCACGGAACCCGGACCACCCGCAGGCCGGCCATCCTCACCTTCCACGACGTGGGCCTGGACa GTAAGAGCTGCTTCTCTCACCTGTTCAAGTTCGAGGAGATGCAGGAGATCGTGAAGAACTTCACTGTGATCCATATCGATGCCCcggggcaggaggggggggcggcggaCTACCCGGCCGG ATACCAGTACCCCCCCATGGACACCATCGCGGAGATGATTCCTGCCGTGCTCCAGTTCTTCAA CTTCCGTACGGTGATCGGAGTgggggtgggggcaggagcCTACATCCTGTCCAAGTTCACA CTGGCGAACCCGGACTCGGTGGAGGGTTTGGTTCTGATCAACATCGACACCAACGCTCGAGGATGGATCGACTGGGCCGCGCAGAAG ctcagctccgTGACGTCCTCGCTCACCGAGCAGATCCTGTCCCACCTCTTCAGTCAG gaggagctgtcGTCAAACACCGAGCTGGTTCAGTCTCACCGGGAGCGAATCTCCAAAGCTCCTAACCTGGTGAACATCGAGCTGCTGTGGAAGACGTACAACAG TCGCAGAGACTTGAACATCGACCGCACCTGCACCTTCAA GTGTCCAGTGATGCTGGTGGTCGGAGATCAAGCTCCGTACGAGGAAGCTGCT GTGGAGTGCAACAGCAAACTGGACCCGACGACGACCTCCTTCCTGAAG ATGGCCGACGCCGGCGGTCTCCCTCAGTTGACCCAG CCGGCGAAACTGACTGAGGCGTTCAAGTACTTTATCCAGGGCATGGGCTACA tGGCTTCGTCTTGCATGACCCGCCTCTCTCGCTCCCGcaccacctccctctcctcctcctactccatGGACGggtctcgctctcgctctcgcacCCTCTCCCAGGGCTCGCAGGGCGGACAGATGCCGCCGAGCCCGTCCCAGACGATGGAGGTGTCCTGCTGA
- the LOC132996246 gene encoding uncharacterized protein LOC132996246, whose translation MSPPPNMSPPPNMSPLPNMSPPPNMSPPPNLSPPPNMSPPPNLSSSPNMSSSPNMSSPPNMSSSPNMSSSPNMSPPPNMSPLPIMSPPPNMSPPPNMSSSPNLSSSPNMSPLPIMSPPPSMSPPPNMSPPPSMSPPPNMSPPPNLSPPPNMSPPPNLSSPPNMSPLPIMSPPPNMSSPPNMSSSPNMSPPPNMSLSPNMSPPPSMSSPPNMSPSPNMSPPPNLSSSPNMSSSPNMSSPPNMSSSPNMSSSPNMSPPPNMSPLPNMSPLPIMSPPPNLSSPPNMSPPPNMSSPPNMSPPPNMSPLPNMSPLPIMSPPPNLSSPPNMSPPPNMSSPPNMSPPPIMSSSPSRSPPPSMSPLPIMSPPPNMSSSPNMSSSPNMSPPPNMSSPPNMSSSPNMSPPPIMSPPPNMSSSPNMSPPPNMSPLPNMSSPPNMSSPPNMSPPPNMSPPPNLSSSPNMSPPPNMSSSPNMSSSPNLSPLPNMSPPPNMSSSPNMSSSPNLSPLPNMSSPPNLSSSPIMSSSPSMSPPPNMSPPPSSPPSMSPPPSMSPPPNMSPPPSSPPSMSPPPNMSPLPNMS comes from the coding sequence ATGAGTCCACCTCCCAACATGAGTCCACCTCCCAACATGAGTCCACTTCCCAACATGAGTCCACCTCCCAACATGAGTCCACCTCCCAACTTGAGTCCACCTCCCAACATGAGTCCACCTCCCAACTTGAGTTCATCTCCCAACATGAGTTCATCTCCCAACATGAGTTCACCTCCCAACATGAGTTCATCTCCCAACATGAGTTCATCTCCCAACATGAGTCCACCTCCCAACATGAGTCCACTTCCCATCATGAGTCCACCTCCCAACATGAGTCCACCTCCCAACATGAGTTCATCTCCCAACTTGAGTTCATCTCCCAACATGAGTCCACTTCCCATCATGAGTCCACCTCCCAGTATGAGTCCACCTCCCAACATGAGTCCACCTCCCAGTATGAGTCCACCTCCCAACATGAGTCCACCTCCCAACTTGAGTCCACCTCCCAACATGAGTCCACCTCCCAACTTGAGTTCACCTCCCAACATGAGTCCACTTCCCATCATGAGTCCACCTCCCAACATGAGTTCACCTCCCAACATGAGTTCATCTCCCAACATGAGTCCACCTCCCAACATGAGTTTATCTCCCAACATGAGTCCACCTCCTAGTATGAGTTCACCTCCCAACATGAGTCCATCTCCCAACATGAGTCCACCTCCCAACTTGAGTTCATCTCCCAACATGAGTTCATCTCCCAACATGAGTTCACCTCCCAACATGAGTTCATCTCCCAACATGAGTTCATCTCCCAACATGAGTCCACCTCCCAACATGAGTCCACTTCCCAACATGAGTCCACTTCCCATCATGAGTCCACCTCCCAACTTGAGTTCACCTCCCAACATGAGTCCACCTCCCAACATGAGTTCACCTCCCAACATGAGTCCACCTCCCAACATGAGTCCACTTCCCAACATGAGTCCACTTCCCATCATGAGTCCACCTCCCAACTTGAGTTCACCTCCCAACATGAGTCCACCTCCCAACATGAGTTCACCTCCCAACATGAGTCCACCTCCCATCATGAGTTCATCTCCCAGTAGGAGTCCACCTCCCAGTATGAGTCCACTTCCCATCATGAGTCCACCTCCCAACATGAGTTCATCTCCCAACATGAGTTCATCTCCCAACATGAGTCCACCTCCCAACATGAGTTCACCTCCCAACATGAGTTCATCTCCCAACATGAGTCCACCTCCCATCATGAGTCCACCTCCCAACATGAGTTCATCTCCCAACATGAGTCCACCTCCCAACATGAGTCCACTTCCCAACATGAGTTCACCTCCCAACATGAGTTCACCTCCCAACATGAGTCCACCTCCCAACATGAGTCCACCTCCCAACTTGAGTTCATCTCCCAACATGAGTCCACCTCCCAACATGAGTTCATCTCCCAACATGAGTTCATCTCCCAACTTGAGTCCACTTCCCAACATGAGTCCACCTCCCAACATGAGTTCATCTCCCAACATGAGTTCATCTCCCAACTTGAGTCCACTTCCCAACATGAGTTCACCTCCCAACTTGAGTTCATCTCCCATCATGAGTTCATCTCCCAGTATGAGTCCACCTCCCAACATGAGTCCACCTCCCAGTTCACCTCCCAGTATGAGTCCACCTCCCAGTATGAGTCCACCTCCCAACATGAGTCCACCTCCCAGTTCACCTCCCAGTATGAGTCCACCTCCCAACATGAGTCCACTTCCCAACATGAGTTAA